The nucleotide sequence TTGCCTTTGCTAACAATAACGCACCTGTGCAAATTGATAATACAAGTTCTGTATTCTTAGAAGTATTATTGATCCATGATGTTATAACCTCATTATTCATTTCTGTTCTAGATCCTATACCTCCAGGAATAACTAAAATATCAGGTTGAGGACAATCGTTAATATTATATTTAGGAGAAACTGCAAACGAACTAATTGTATTTATTAACCCAGACTTCTCACTCACAGTATACGTATTAAAATCCTTTCCCCAATTGCTCGCGGTAGCAAATACATCAAATGCTCCACAAAAATCTAAGCCATCTACATGCTCATACAATAAAACTGCTACATTCCTTGTTTTGTACACCTAGGTCATCTCCTAAAATAAAATAAGTACTTGATCTCATAAGACCAAATACTTTGCCCAGGCGAACGGCATATGAAGTATGTGCTCCACCGTAGTTATCTACGTTTTCGCCAGTTACACATACCATATTCTTGAAATTAATTATATCTGACAATTCAGATAAATCAATATCGAATATGAAATTCTTGCTTTTAAGCCCTTTGTGGTCATTTCTAATAACGTTATTGAATTCACGACTTCCATTCCCCTTAGACAAGCCAGAGTTCTTCCTCGAGATCCTTCGTGCGGACCAAGGGGCGCGACAGCGACCCGCAGCGTGAATGCGGTGTTATATGATGGATCAGCCATCTTCAAATACAGATTGGGCACATCTGATGACAAAAGACATATGTGCTTCGATTTCAATAGGTTTTCTAATGCCCAAACCAACATCTAGATCTGGAAAGTGAACAGGACAATTCTTAATTGATTTAGAATATCTATACCTTATCGTTTCAAGATAATGACTTAAGAAATACGCCTCATCCATGAATATCACTTTCTCAATTAGTTGCCGATCTTTCATATGACGTCTCTCGTATTCACGAACCCGAGAATTATCCTTCAGAGTACTTTACTAGCTTTCCAGGTTCAATCTTCATATCAATAATATTTAGTAAGTGCTTCCCAAGATCTTCTGTTGATTGTAATTGCCCTGTTTCATGTGCTTGTTTAAAAAATTTCGCTACTTCAAAATCTTGATCATTCTTTCCTCGGGCGACTATCTGCATTTCTGTTTCAACCATTCCCGGGTCAACAGCAATGATTTCGATTGGATTTTATCGTTTCGATTGCTCTGCCCCGACACACTGGGTGAACATATTTATTCCAGCTTTCGCGGTACTATACACGCTCATTGCAGGTGCCGGAAATGTCCCTGAGCCTGAAGATATATTTATTATCTTTCGTCTTGTTTGAACGTTATCCGTTTGTTTAATAAAACATGACGACAATACCATCGGAGCAATTAAACTTATCTGTAGGCTCTTATTAATTTCTTCAGCATTACATTGATCTATTGATTTCAAAGGTTCGAGCATAGCAGCATTGTTAATAAGACAAATTAATCCCGTGTTGTTTATATTGATTTGATCGAAAATCTTGCTCAGCAAATGCTCAATTCCCAATACATCACTTAAATCGAAATTGAAATGTATGTAATTCTCGTACTTATTTAAAACATTAGAATCTCCTCTTGAAATACCGTAGACAAAGTTGCCGTTCTCGAGGAGCATTCTGGCTAATTGTTCACCAATGCCCCTTGATGTTCCAGTGATAATGAAATGGCTTATATTCATTAAATTACCTCCGGTCTTTATTAGCTCCTGCATAGATTGCATCTACGTTTCCGTGTTCACGACGTCCCATCAACTTAAAGACCTCTTGGTCCGGCCGCGATGCGGTTAGGTGAATGGATGTGTCGCCTGAATCCGCTTCCTAGAATTTTTTCCTGACGACCGAGGGGCGTTAGCCCCGATGCATGAACATATTGTTATGTGATGCTCTCGACTTCCTCGATATTGTAATCAAATCGTATTAATTCGTTCTTAATATTCTGATATCTTTGCGCTCCAAGAAGCAATTCACTATATAAAAACATGTAAGTCCCAGGGTATCTGTCAAACTTGCTCTGGTGGTATTTCAATAATAGTTCTACATAATCCTTGTAGAAGTATAAGCATTTCCTTGATTTCCTATTTTCCTTAATTGTACTAATGTAATACGCTAATTCAATGAGTTTCTGTTTTGTATATCTTAAAATATCTTTTATATCTTCTTCACTTAATAAATCATAGGCTTCAGACCTTGACTGCCAATGGTTTTCAAATATTTCTCTTTGATCATTCAATATCTCAAAAATAGGTTTAATTAATTTCAAATCATACTTTAACCGTCGTATTTTAATGTAGTTATTGATTCTTGTAGGAATTAGGTATCACCTCGATTCAATGTCTTTAAAGCTCTTCGGGAGTTTCACATAACGTTCTTCTATTCACGACGTCCATTCCCCTTAGATAGCTCTTGTCTTAGGGGGATCGATGTGTCCGACTATGTTCAGTGTTCCTATGTGACTCTTTCAAATCTTGTACCATCTTCATTACGATTTCCTACTATGTCTTTCTCAAAAATAATCAAGGCTGAATATTCTCCATCATTATCAACGATATATTCTAACGACAAACTGATGTTATCTAAATAAAATTTGTTATTTTCTCTTGGCTTTAATATGTAGTTGTTAAATATGATCAATTCATTATTCTTTATCTCGATTTGAATAGTTATACCCATCTCTTCGTTGTGATATATTCCTATAAACTTCTCCAGCTCTTTCACACTAATTACTGGATCCGGCTTGTGTGATAGATTCAGAAATTTCAAAATATTGTTTTGATATTTACCCCATTCCCAAGCCGTGTTATCAATCTTTATGGAGCACAAATTTGACTTTGAATAAGCTACCTCAGCGATTACAGAGTAATCATGTAAAAAATCAAGATGTAATTCCTTGCCCTGTTGCCCACGATTCTTATAGTATGGTTCATCTTTATACTTCTCATAGGTATGATTTAACCACACTTCACCGCCTCTTGATTCCATCATTCGATGAATTCCAACTGAAGGATCGCTTTGATAAAGATAAATTAGGCTGCAATCTATTTTTGCTAATAAAGCATATAACTGCTCAATAAACTCAGCTATGAAGTTTCTTTCGATATCTAAGTGAAGTAATTTAATAATTGGAGATTGAAACAGAACTGATTCCATTACTATAATCTCATCGCTCTCATTCTTTCGATCTTCTAAGAACTTGATCCAATTAGAAAGGAAAGCTGTTCTCCAATCAACCACATTTGTAATTTCCTCTTCTATTAAAATTGGATGCTGTAAGGTCGATTCATGAAGAAGCCTGGTCTTGTATCCGTTCCTCTCAAGCTGTATGGCGATAAAACGAGCCATTGATGATTTACCTGAACCTGGAATACCCTCAACTATTATTAGCTTCACAGAGATCCTCCTTTGCAAATAATGCAGTTACCGAATTATCTACTGGCCTCCGAGGCAGCTTGTCTGCCGAAGTGTGAACACATATTGTTATCTGAAGGCTAGGACTACATTGAGATACTTTCTACCAAGATGTTTTTCCTGTCGCATGTTTATAAAATGGCGACTCGCTCTTCTCACAGAAGAATGTTATCTCATTGCCACTTGGATCTATAATAAACAATTCATTCATAAGCCCATGATCCATTAAACTAGTAATTCTAATCCCTTTACTCTCAAAGTTCCTCTTTAATTGTGCTAAATCATCTGTTTCAAAGTGGAAATAGACGTTTGATTGAGTTTCATTTACAGCAAATTTTAAGGGGGATACCTTTTCTACTTTAATTAGTGCCAGTAGACTCTCACCTTGATTAAATGAAAAACTCGCTCCTGCTCCCCAGTTATCAATTAATTTAAGTTCAAGAACATTTAAATACCAATTAATACTTTCTTCTAAATCAATCACAGGAATAAAGACTGCCCCTACTCTTACTTTCATAAGTACTTCCTTCTTTCTTTCTTTTTCATCTTCCCCGATTTATCTCCTGGCGACCGAGGTGGCTTGTCTTCCGATGCCTGAACACATTGTTATATGATGTCAATGCCTTCTTCGAACTACACAAGCCAATCTTCTTTTCTTAAAGTCATTTCAAAGTTATTCCACCAAAATCCATTACTGTTCTGATACATTTTCTCTTGATATAGACTCTTTCTAAATCCAATCGATTCATAGCATTTAATTGCCTGTCTATTAAATTCATAAACATTCAATTTTATTGTTTCTAAATTAAACTGATTAAATCCGATCTTAACTAATTCATTTAATGCTATCCTACCAATACCTCTACCCCGATTTATTTCTTCACCAATTAAAAATCGACCAACAATTGCTTCCTTGGTAACCCAATTAAGCCTCCCTAATTGAAATGATCCTATAAACCGATTGTCGTCCATAATCTTGTAGATAAATACAGCGGATTCTACTGAATTATGTCCATTAGAATAATGACCTTTCATTTGTTCGATGGTCAAAGGATATTCATAAGTTGTACCTGCCCACTGCACTAAAAAATCTTCAGGATACTGATTAACCCATTCCACAATTTGCGAAAAATCTGTCTCACTTAGCAGTTCGAGTTTTATCATCATTGAGAACACCCTCATTCTAACTTTGTATTGATTTCATTTAATGTACTAGCCACTTTGATAAATATGATTTTCAATTGTCGTGATGACACTGGTATGGTAATATTTATTTAACGAAGACCAAGTGCGTCAACACTTGGCCCCGACAATTGGCTTGAATGGGATTCCCTTCTGAGTTGATTAAATGTCAAAGACCCACCTCGGCTACGAACTCGGGTGGGTTTTTACTTTGTCTGATAAACCAAAGCAATATATGTTAGAAGTGCAATTACGAAGGCTGCAAAAAGAATCATGATGGTAATTGCATCTCTTAGCTTCATGGCTCACCTACTTTCGAAGGGAGACCACGCCCACCCAAGTTTCAATTGTAATTCCATTCTATCCTAAAGCTGGAAGGCGTACAAGCGTTCCTGTTTTATTGTTTTTCTCCGACTTTCATGGGTCTCACATAACGTTATTGTGTTCACGACGTCCATTCCCCTTAGATAGCTCCTATCTTAGGGGAATGGATGTATCTGCCTGAATCCTATTCCTCGAAATCACTCCGGGCAGATCAAGGGCCGTATGGCCCGCAGTGAGAATATTGTGTTATCTGTAGTTACCGACCTCGTTGTATCTCATACAATTGTCTTTCATTATTTATTCCCTTAACGTTCCCCACGAGATTGAGAAATTAGGTTTTGTTCTTACAATAAGATTCTTTATTCCATTGCCTTCATAAAATATAAAATGTATAAATTCTTTACCGTTTCTCTTTTCTATTTCAATTCCCTTTATGCTTTCTAATTCTAAGTCAACTAGTGTTTCATCTTTTTGTTTCCAAATTACTCTAGCCCAGTGTATTCCAGGTTCTAACTCACATTGGAGTGAACCATTATCTCGTGTTAAAAGATATTCTAGATGGTTGTAATAAAAAGGTGTTTCGTTGTCCTTGATTTTAGGTTCTGATTCGAATACATCAATTAATTCATGTTCCTTTGGAAATGGATTCAAAATTATATCACACCTCTCTTTGAGGATTTAGAAGATTTACACGGTAATTACAGATATCGTTATGGTATTTACGACGTCACACCTTAAGTCTTCATCTTATTAGTTATATTGTTCTCTA is from Candidatus Cohnella colombiensis and encodes:
- a CDS encoding DJ-1/PfpI family protein → MYKTRNVAVLLYEHVDGLDFCGAFDVFATASNWGKDFNTYTVSEKSGLINTISSFAVSPKYNINDCPQPDILVIPGGIGSRTEMNNEVITSWINNTSKNTELVLSICTGALLLAKANLLSGLKVTTNRRAMDLLAQVAPKDCEIIDDIRYIDNGKIVMSAGVTAGIDASLYVVSRLLGVERAIETASRLEYIWNQ
- a CDS encoding SDR family NAD(P)-dependent oxidoreductase — protein: MNISHFIITGTSRGIGEQLARMLLENGNFVYGISRGDSNVLNKYENYIHFNFDLSDVLGIEHLLSKIFDQININNTGLICLINNAAMLEPLKSIDQCNAEEINKSLQISLIAPMVLSSCFIKQTDNVQTRRKIINISSGSGTFPAPAMSVYSTAKAGINMFTQCVGAEQSKR
- a CDS encoding VOC family protein — translated: MKVRVGAVFIPVIDLEESINWYLNVLELKLIDNWGAGASFSFNQGESLLALIKVEKVSPLKFAVNETQSNVYFHFETDDLAQLKRNFESKGIRITSLMDHGLMNELFIIDPSGNEITFFCEKSESPFYKHATGKTSW
- a CDS encoding GNAT family protein, encoding MMIKLELLSETDFSQIVEWVNQYPEDFLVQWAGTTYEYPLTIEQMKGHYSNGHNSVESAVFIYKIMDDNRFIGSFQLGRLNWVTKEAIVGRFLIGEEINRGRGIGRIALNELVKIGFNQFNLETIKLNVYEFNRQAIKCYESIGFRKSLYQEKMYQNSNGFWWNNFEMTLRKEDWLV
- a CDS encoding putative holin-like toxin, with amino-acid sequence MILFAAFVIALLTYIALVYQTK